The nucleotide window CGCAATAACAACAGCGATGATAGGAAGGGCCTCAACTAACGCAACACCAACGAACATGATTGATTGTAGCATAGAACGCGCTTCTGGTTGACGCGCAACACCCTCGACAGTTTTTGATACAATAAGACCATTACCAATACCCGCACCTAATGCACCTAATCCAACAGCAATAGCAGCTGCAATAACACCTAAAGACATATAATTATCCTCCTAATTTTCCCAAATTATTTTTTATTACTTTTTATAAATGACTTAATTGAAAGTTAGTTTAATGTTCGTCACTGACCTTATGCGACATGTAAACCATTGTCAGCATAGTGAAAATGTACGCTTGAATTGCCCCAATAAAGAGTGAGAATCCTTGCCATACAATCGCAGGAATTATCGCAAGTACGCCTACAAATATATTAATATGAGCAAGTTGGGTTGCAATAATAGTTAACAAAACTTCACCGGCAAAGATATTACCATAAAGACGTAAACCAAGCGTTAACGTATTAGCAAATTCCTCCACTATTTTTAGTGGGAATAAAAATTTCATTGGACTCAAGTAAGTGCCAACAAAGTAGTGCTTAAAGCCACGCATCTTTATACCATAGTAATGCGTCAAGCC belongs to Listeria ivanovii subsp. ivanovii and includes:
- the atpE gene encoding F0F1 ATP synthase subunit C, producing the protein MSLGVIAAAIAVGLGALGAGIGNGLIVSKTVEGVARQPEARSMLQSIMFVGVALVEALPIIAVVIAFMVLNK